A genomic segment from Solenopsis invicta isolate M01_SB chromosome 5, UNIL_Sinv_3.0, whole genome shotgun sequence encodes:
- the LOC105195141 gene encoding protein PFC0760c has translation MRLSTIFELLLILLLVAFAAYGRVIDRNEALHRVARATNNVKQSDIDLTTMSLKQATDSVNRYCTCNENICNCCRDFHIPLVQLKGPGCASLQYLQGDNLAVQLSFGDNILTSTIVNGKNPKPVCVPLPGGFTHFCGRIYSIQRDAKNHFKACLGLELQSPTELEATLRVSCFRFGPDGLKLRPAEPLPTVETEASEEDDDDDDFFGLGADDDDDDEDESPSQNSVPDASTVDEVQESDDEDDEDDLLGFSALLDIFTGDDEEPTRDRITTAPPLLEFTIPILPRPTTPSSLEDHELPLSPDEQDSNYEENDTQEPFKAEEGGGEEEEEEEEEEQEEEEHTGLFESNTEDNTDENQEQITEPSNKIVYTTKPNKTSTVIKVKKGVVGDKKKPTVTSASVNAIHDPVKPGKKPIKDEDDEDDDDDDDILDDDDEDIDDDEDDEILDDDDDDKDDDEDEDEEDEDKLDDEKHADHDDDEEEKAEDLADLIDDDDDDEEEDTMLSALMGTGKSKKSKEGTKTNQTNVHEHDDEDYELEFLARKRHSNENRQSKITRL, from the exons ATGCGACTGTCGACGATTTTCGAATTGTTGCTGATCCTCTTGTTGGTGGCTTTTGCGGCTTACGGTCGAGTAATTG ATCGCAATGAGGCGTTGCATCGGGTGGCTCGTGCCACAAATAACGTGAAACAGAGCGACATAGACTTAACGACAATGTCGCTGAAACAGGCAACCGATAGCGTAAACCGATATTGCACCTGCAACGAGAATATCTGTAATTGCTGTCGGGACTTTCACATACCGCTAGTGCAGCTGAAAGGACCGG GATGCGCCTCGCTGCAGTATCTTCAGGGTGACAATTTGGCAGTTCAATTGAGCTTCGGCGACAACATATTAACCAGCACTATCGTTAACG GAAAGAATCCAAAGCCTGTATGCGTACCGCTACCAGGTGGCTTCACTCATTTCTGTGGCAGAATTTATTCCATTCAACGTGACGCGAAGAATCATTTTAAAGCATGCCTCGGTCTGGAATTACAGTCTCCTACCGAATTGGAAGCTACTCTTCGTGTTAGTTGCTTCAG ATTTGGCCCAGATGGTCTGAAACTTCGACCGGCCGAGCCACTTCCGACTGTCGAGACAGAAGCGTCAGAGgaagatgatgatgatgatgattttTTCGGGCTTGGTGcggatgacgacgacgacgatgaagaTGAAAGTCCCAGTCAGAATTCCGTCCCCGATGCCTCTACAGTTGATGAAGTACAGGAATCAGACGATGAGGACGATGAGGACGACCTATTAGGCTTCAGTGCTCTGCTGGATATCTTTACTGGCGATGATGAGGAGCCAACGAGAGATAGAATAACCACTGCGCCGCCTTTGCTGGAATTCACTATACCGATTCTACCGCGGCCAACGACTCCCTCATCGTTAGAGGATCATGAGTTACCCCTTTCCCCCGACGAACAGGACAGTAACTATGAGGAGAACGACACCCAAGAACCGTTCAAGgcagaagaaggaggaggagaagaagaagaagaagaagaagaagaagaacaagaagaagaagaacatACGGGACTGTTCGAGAGCAACACCGAAGACAACACTGACGAGAACCAGGAACAAATCACGGAACCCTCTAACAAAATCGTGTATACTACAAAACCCAATAAAACGTCGACTGTCATTAAAGTGAAGAAGGGAGTCGTGGGAGACAAAAAGAAACCTACAGTAACATCGGCTAGCGTTAATGCTATTCATGATCCTGTGAAGCCAGGGAAGAAACCCATCAAGGACGAGGACGATGAagacgatgatgacgacgatgacaTTTTGGACGATGATGACGAAGATATCGATGACGATGAAGACGACGAAATTctcgacgatgatgacgatgacaaAGACGatgacgaagacgaagacgaggAGGACGAAGATAAACTGGACGATGAGAAGCATGCTGACCATGACGACGATGAGGAAGAAAAGGCCGAGGACCTTGCCGATTTGAttgatgatgacgacgacgacgaggaagaAGATACCATGTTGAGTGCTCTTATGGGTACTGGGAAAAGTAAGAAAAGCAAGGAGGGCACGAAGACCAATCAGACAAACGTCCACGAGCACGACGATGAGGATTACGAACTTGAATTTCTTGCCAGGAAGAGGCATTCCAATGAAAATCGTCAAAGCAAGATCACGAGGCTTTGA
- the LOC105195304 gene encoding uncharacterized protein LOC105195304 codes for MLSKWLLVFLLALELQNSSANNYFNNHIDVTKLNIPLTFYNPNTGLTLTGALEKIGRNPFLGIGFRGVECACNHNFTCSCCSSINITRINFERHACGNVIFYPQDLAFKLNLVINEREILAAGPISFRNPPVFCVPYPPFANFCVRIFDISVDGNNLHACVDFEIRVLSTWPLLIVHFDCIKLGADGIAWMKPENGSNVPLAIQPEVNGPEIYDQVDFEPIEFPNNHTWNMTLEEENIIGQLKL; via the exons ATGTTATCTAAGTGGCTTCTAGTATTTCTTCTGGCCTTAGAACTCCAGAACAGTTCTGCCAACAATTACTTCAATAATCATATCG ATGTAACCAAACTCAACATTCCGTTGACATTCTACAATCCGAACACGGGATTGACATTGACCGGTGCACTGGAGAAGATCGGTCGTAATCCTTTTCTTGGGATTGGTTTCCGTGGTGTAGAATGCGCCTGCAATCATAATTTCACGTGTAGCTGCTGCAGTAGTATCAACATAACTAGAATAAATTTTGAGCGTCATGCTTGcggtaatgtaatattttacccTCAAGACCTCGCCTTCAAGTTAAATCTTGTAATAAACGAGAGAGAAATTCTTGCTGCAGGTCCTATATCTT ttAGGAATCCACCAGTGTTTTGCGTGCCATATCCTCCATTCGCCAATTTCTGCGTGCGTATCTTCGATATCTCCGTGGACGGCAATAATCTGCATGCATGCGTTGATTTCGAGATACGTGTGTTATCAACTTGGCCGCTTCTGATTGTGCATTTCGATTGCATAAAACTTGGCGCGGATGGAATCGCTTGGATGAAGCCCGAAAATGGTAGTAACGTCCCCCTTGCGATCCAACCAGAAGTGAACGGACCGGAAATATATGACCAAGTGGACTTTGAGCCAATTGAATTTCCAAACAATCATACTTGGAATATGACGCTTGAGGAGGAAAATATCATCGGCCAGTTGAAGCTGTAA
- the LOC105195142 gene encoding uncharacterized protein LOC105195142, giving the protein MRAACWLLLITILAQSCSHPESSNDESLTTGEIISGELGSFFSSPEDLKQVKILLRQATNSSTSENGTVTATRQRPCQCSGGVCGCCSRILYDTWKQKACVNITYDPDEFSFTAKIMMNDRVLYTRTVSGKNPRPICVPVPRLPIVRACVKFYNIYFQGRNIHLCLNMEGKFQDTTLFKVSLDCLRFGSNGLALLKPEDGGGLGQIELFPEDADDNEDYDDEDDDDDDDDDDDDIF; this is encoded by the exons ATGAGAGCCGCCTGCTGGTTGCTATTGATCACCATCCTCGCACAATCATGCTCGCACCCAGAATCGAGCAACGACGAAAGTTTAACGACGGGAGAAATCATTAGCGGTGAACTCGGAAGTTTCTTTAGTTCGCCGGAAGATCTGAAGCAAGTGAAGATACTATTGAGGCAGGCCACGAATTCTTCAACTTCAGAAAACGGCACCGTCACCGCGACCAGACAAAGACCCTGTCAGTGTAGCGGTGGTGTCTGCGGATGTTGTTCAAGAATATTGTATGATACATGGAAACAAAAAGCCTGCGTGAATATCACATACGATCCCGATGAGTTTAGCTTCACCGCCAAAATCATGATGAACGACAGAGTTCTTTATACAAGGACTGTTTCTG GAAAGAATCCTAGACCGATATGTGTTCCTGTTCCAAGACTACCGATTGTCAGGGCATgcgttaaattttataatatatatttccaaGGCAGAAATATTCATCTGTGTCTCAATATGGAAGGAAAATTCCAGGATACTACACTGTTTAAG GTTAGTTTAGATTGTCTTAGATTCGGTTCAAACGGATTAGCTCTGTTGAAACCCGAGGATGGAGGTGGTTTGGGTCAAATTGAACTTTTTCCGGAAGATGCGGACGATAATGAAGATTATGATGATGaggacgatgacgatgacgatgacgacgacgatgacgatatattttaa
- the LOC120357795 gene encoding uncharacterized protein LOC120357795, which produces MDLRSIGALVFIWLCLVREIILANKSTNIARGFLMHNTILTTRQPCNCSMSFSCSCCQSVMILYTRQEKNLCVNFTYQRNGLNVDVALSSDTVSTKTVTNFRPIQFCVYVPGCRFSTACVNILKLHQFPSSITACLRLDIYAKKQLWQINYDCISISMELPMMSTDVDLRTAIEVTSAAGSEPSPMTEVATEMPVTEASMTEMPMTEASVTEMPMTEASVTEASVTEMPVTEASVTEASVTEMAMTEASVTEMPVTEASVTEMPVTEASATEAASSEMTIMQNRK; this is translated from the exons ATGGATCTGCGTAGCATTGGTGCTCTCGTCTTTATCTGGTTGTGTCTCGTTCGCGAAATTATCCTTGCTAATAAAA GTACAAACATAGCAAGAGGATTTCTTATGCATAACACGATTTTGACTACTCGGCAACCATGCAACTGCTCGATGTCTTTTTCCTGCTCTTGTTGCCAAAGCgtgatgattttatatactagACAGGAGAAAAATc TGTGTGTCAATTTCACGTATCAGAGGAACGGATTAAATGTGGATGTCGCTTTGAGTTCGGATACAGTCAGTACCAAAACAGTTACGA atttcAGGCCGATCCAGTTTTGCGTGTACGTTCCTGGTTGCCGTTTTTCAACTGCATGTGTCAATATTTTGAAGCTCCATCAATTTCCTAG CTCGATTACAGCTTGCCTTCGCCTCGATATTTACGCCAAGAAACAACTTTGGCAGATCAATTACGATTGTATAAGCATATCAATGGAATTGCCGATGATGTCGACTGACGTCGATTTAAGAACAGCGATCGAAGTAACGTCCGCCGCAGGAAGCGAACCATCACCGATGACAGAAGTGGCGACAGAAATGCCAGTGACAGAAGCATCAATGACAGAAATGCCAATGACAGAAGCGTCAGTGACAGAAATGCCAATGACAGAAGCGTCAGTGACAGAAGCGTCAGTGACAGAAATGCCAGTGACAGAAGCATCAGTGACAGAAGCGTCAGTAACAGAAATGGCAATGACTGAAGCGTCAGTGACTGAAATGCCAGTAACAGAAGCGTCAGTGACAGAAATGCCAGTGACAGAAGCATCAGCAACAGAAGCGGCATCAAGCGAAATGACGATTATGCAAAATCGGAAATGA
- the LOC105195143 gene encoding probable U3 small nucleolar RNA-associated protein 11 — MSSWKKATKTNQKTHRERHQPEARKHLGLLEKKKDYIARARDFQEKRATIKLLRKRALNKNPDEFHFHMINSKVMDGVHREKDKEDKHTPEQIKLLETRDLKYVAFKRNIEARKVDKLQSQLHMIDTVNETPNQHIFFLNDDTEIKNFNPAERLGTHPALLSRRTNRPTLNAIKSMKLPELDDKTITKFEQKKHMAYKELEKRVDRERELTIVQQKLEIRRALKDKKTRKPKLVKPGSKDTAPIYKWKFERKR, encoded by the coding sequence ATGTCATCGTGGAAGAAAGCGACGAAGACGAACCAGAAAACCCATCGGGAACGTCACCAGCCAGAGGCCCGTAAACATTTAGGACTGctggagaaaaagaaagattacATCGCCAGAGCCAGAGACTTTCAGGAGAAACGGGCGACTATCAAGCTTCTGAGGAAACGCGCACTGAACAAGAATCCGGATGAGTTTCACTTTCATATGATCAATTCCAAGGTGATGGATGGAGTTCATCGGGAGAAAGACAAGGAGGATAAGCACACACCCGAACAGATCAAATTGCTGGAAACGCGGGATCTCAAATACGTGGCGTTCAAGAGGAATATTGAAGCAAGAAAGGTAGACAAGCTGCAAAGTCAGTTGCATATGATTGACACAGTTAACGAGACACCAAATCAGCACATCTTTTTCCTAAACGATGACACCgagataaagaattttaatccTGCTGAGAGACTGGGCACACACCCGGCACTTCTCTCCAGACGTACCAATCGACCGACATTGAATGCGATTAAGAGCATGAAGTTGCCAGAGTTAGATGACAAAACTATCACTAAATTTGAACAGAAGAAACACATGGCTTATAAAGAACTCGAGAAGAGAGTCGATAGAGAACGCGAACTCACGATCGTGCAGCAGAAGCTGGAAATACGTAGAGCACTAAAAGACAAGAAGACCAGGAAACCGAAACTGGTGAAACCTGGTTCGAAAGATACTGCTCCAATTTATAAGTGGAAGTTTGAGAGAAAACgatag
- the LOC105195144 gene encoding putative tRNA (cytidine(32)/guanosine(34)-2'-O)-methyltransferase, giving the protein MGKTSKDKRDIYYRKAKEEGWRARSAFKLLQIDSECHIFDGVSKAVDLCAAPGSWSQVLARKLKENYEKASEKGSASPPKIVAVDLQAMAPLEGVIQLQGDITNTNTAKEIIAHFDNTRADLVVCDGAPDVTGLHDMDIFIQSQLLLAALNIATHILRPGGTFVAKIFRAKDVTFLYAQLRIFFPYVYCTKPSSSRNSSIEAFVVCKDYSPPEGYTPNMLNPWMTNEPCNFEQLTGVDRIVVPFIVCGDLSQPDSDMCYPLNYQDKEYTYHEPVQVPIAPPYEEALLLSRRRAEKSASNDDFSQPDIIAAIDKENVSSISAIKWLLNSNNDSDNKPSTSASITQSEDDEEVLDGLQNLYI; this is encoded by the exons ATGGGAAAGACCTCGAAAGACAAGCGTgacatatattatagaaaagCGAAGGAAGAAGGATGGCGAGCCCGGAGTGCCTTCAAGCTGCTCCAAATTGACTCGGAGTGCCATATTTTTGATG gAGTGTCCAAAGCAGTGGATCTATGTGCGGCGCCTGGAAGCTGGAGCCAGGTCTTAGCTCGCAagttaaa GGAGAATTACGAGAAGGCTTCAGAGAAAGGTTCTGCGTCTCCACCAAAGATTGTGGCGGTTGATTTGCAAGCGATGGCACCTTTGGAAGGAGTTATTCAGCTGCAAGGTGACATTACTAACACCAACACGGCAAAGGAGATCATTGCACACTTCGATAATACTCGAGCGGATTTGGTGGTGTGCGATGGTGCACCCGATg TGACCGGTCTGCACGATATGGATATATTCATTCAGTCGCAGCTGCTACTGGCCGCTTTGAACATAGCTACGCACATCCTGAGACCTGGCGGAACGTTTGTTGCAAAAATCTTTCGTGCCAAGGATGTAACGTTTCTGTACGCTCAATTGAGAATATTCTTCCCTTACGTCTACTGCACGAAACCCAGCAGTTCGCGTAATTCGAGCATCGAAGCGTTTGTGGTCTGTAAGGATTACAGTCCGCCCGAAGGTTACACGCCAAATATGCTGAATCCTTGGATGACGAACGAACCATGCAATTTTGAGCAACTGACTGGAGTGGACAGAATCGTCGTCCCGTTCATCGTGTGTGGTGATCTCAGTCAGCCCGATTCCGATATGTGTTATCCGCTGAAC TATCAAGATAAGGAGTATACATACCACGAACCGGTGCAAGTTCCCATAGCACCACCCTACGAGGAAGCATTATTATTAAGCAGGAGAAGGGCTGAGAAAAGCGCTTCTAATGACGATTTTAGCCAGCCTGATATCATAGCGGCGATCGATAAAGAAAACGTGTCGTCAATATCTGCGATCAAATGGCTATTGAATTCAAATAATGATTCCGACAATAAGCCAAGTACATCCGCGAGCATTACGCAAAGTGAAGATGATGAGGAGGTTCTCGATggattacaaaatttatatatctga
- the LOC105195145 gene encoding LOW QUALITY PROTEIN: uncharacterized protein LOC105195145 (The sequence of the model RefSeq protein was modified relative to this genomic sequence to represent the inferred CDS: deleted 1 base in 1 codon), whose amino-acid sequence MYLKDKVFSKSAAYQFPKIFQFGQAGCVCRFCKKTFCCAKCRDRHVNQVHPNVNADCALCAIETLPVRHFESAKLNLEDEKLLCHIVEKHLPLRCRLCGDLFESRENFKSIAPCKWYERWHYLKSWHYLKSPLGYQYLEKKPKQCSISESDCDGSRFSTPPEIYRKTSTPMFIGPKTEFETPLPEFNLKTPKNSPSITQITSISKIQLSNTQFFSVLLHNSNEETPFRTCSEEFPRSNSGRKLTIMEEQEKTPDNETKKIMENVLETTTAVAMDLTQPCNTLQDSQQSNDNHEDNVKKVRFSDHYKTAAEIGSLMESCVRTVLNMDEEEEEFHDAHNKFNAQKVKVTEKGAKDAKNTEDVNSMRDTSIVEDKMNTNDNQAEDKNKKILVQPLENFLNNSQIKIIYDNSKNVKKENRDPEESNKDLSMSNQRDSNRVLMMVLMESNSGGLSTDLMPLISSGLKKLQEQLILANRQSSSNATESANVRRRSVTTMKMSVESVESYSMNNPTTIMNHEQLPSSSSTSVVRNSENSNNSGFLSAVAQAMKHAFRSLSVSGLKIPSRSIEMNKQQGVVEELTSSQNSSSNASNSPVRPGKRAREMSPKEDPIALASDTSPLAKRQRGWYNMIKGRQPIKRMRSSHLATSSRGVSAETQVFSHGSLMAGDTVLPLPTRAHQSTE is encoded by the exons ATGTATCTGAAAGACAAGGTATTTAGTAAAAGCGCTGCATATCAATTTCCGAAGATCTTTCAATTTGGACAAGCGGGATGCGTCTGTCGGTTTTGCAAGAAGACGTTTTGCTGTGCAAAATGTCGCGATCGCCACGTGAACCAAGTGCATCCCAACGTCAATGCCGATTGTGCTCTATGCGCTATTGAGACACTGCCGGTGCGACATTTCGAATCCGCAAAACTGAATCTGGAGGACGAGAAATTGTTGTGCCACATAGTGGAGAAGCATTTGCCGTTGCGTTGTCGTCTGTGCGGTGATTTATTTGAGTCCAGAGAAAATTTCAAATCCATCG CTCCGTGCAAGTGGTATGAACGTTGGCATTATCTGAAAA GTTGGCATTATCTGAAATCACCGCTCGGTTACCAGTATCTAGAAAAGAAGCCAAAGCAGTGTTCTATAAGCGAGAGCGACTGCGACGGTAGCAGGTTTAGTACACCACCAGAAATCTATCGGAAGACCAGCACGCCTATGTTTATTGGCCCAAAGACCGAATTTGAGACGCCCTTGCCGGAATTCAACTTGAAGACGCCCAAGAACTCACCGTCGATCACACAGATCACGTCGATCTCAAAGATACAATTGAGCAATACGCAGTTTTTTAGTGTCCTGCTGCATAATTCAAACGAAGAGACACCCTTTAGAACTTGTTCCGAAGAATTTCCTAGGAGCAATTCCGGTAGAAAACTGACTATCATGGAAGAGCAAGAGAAGACTCCGGATAATGAGACCAAGAAGATAATGGAAAACGTACTTGAAACAACGACTGCCGTAGCTATGGACCTGACGCAGCCTTGCAACACTCTGCAGGACTCACAGCAGTCAAACGACAACCACGAGGACAATGTAAAGAAGGTGAGATTTTCCGATCATTATAAAACCGCGGCAGAAATTGGGAGCTTGATGGAGTCCTGTGTGCGGACTGTTCTCAACATGgacgaagaagaggaggagTTTCATGACGCTCACAATAAGTTCAACGCGCAAAAGGTGAAGGTTACAGAAAAAGGCGCAAAGGACGCAAAGAATACCGAAGATGTGAACAGTATGAGAGACACGAGCATCGTGGAagataaaatgaatacaaatgACAACCAAGCGGaagataagaataaaaagattttagtaCAACccttagagaattttttaaacaactCACAAATCAAGATTATTTATGACAACTCGAAGAATGTGAAAAAAGAGAATCGAGATCCTGAAGAAAGCAACAAGGATCTATCGATGTCAAATCAACGAGATTCCAACAGAGTGCTAATGATGGTGCTGATGGAGAGCAACTCAGGAGGACTGTCCACTGATCTGATGCCTCTGATCAGTTCTGGTCTGAAGAAGTTGCAGGAGCAACTCATATTAGCAAATCGTCAATCATCTTCGAATGCAACCGAGTCTGCTAATGTCCGTAGAAGGTCTGTGACGACAATGAAGATGAGTGTCGAGAGTGTCGAGAGCTATTCTATGAACAATCCAACAACGATAATGAATCACGAACAGCTTCCGTCGTCTTCTTCGACATCCGTTGTGCGGAATAgtgaaaatagtaataatagtggATTTCTGTCGGCTGTCGCGCAAGCTATGAAGCACGCCTTCAGAAGTCTCTCTG TTTCAGGCTTGAAAATACCATCGAGGAGCATCGAGATGAACAAGCAGCAAGGGGTAGTCGAAGAATTAACATCCTCGCAAAACTCATCCAGCAACGCTAGCAACAGCCCAGTTCGTCCTGGAAAGCGGGCTCGCGAGATGTCCCCGAAGGAAGATCCTATTGCTCTCGCATCGGACACAAGTCCTCTCGCGAAACGTCAAAGAGGATGGTACAATATGATCAAAGGACGACAGCCGATTAAAAGGATGCGGAGCAGTCACTTGGCAACTTCGTCCAGGGGAGTATCGGCGGAGACGCAAGTTTTCAGTCATGGATCGCTGATGGCAGGCGACACAGTCTTGCCACTTCCTACGAGAGCCCATCAGTCCACAGAGTAA
- the LOC105195146 gene encoding battenin — protein MGKNSLTNSHAANNVFDEEAILKKSRWRNLLAYWILGLCNNYGYVVMLSAAHDILQTKFGEDVTPSTNVTNTTGIRTCNTVSTGAILLADILPALAIKITAPFLPFLVHARLATCVLFSAAGFLMVSLSTTEWLAILGVVVTSLSSGLGEVTMLQYSNQFSKQVISTWSSGTGGAGVIGAVSYAGLTMVLDTEHTLLVMLAVPLLQAITFWGILKHPAHTKIPITKNGIDSQEQIIKVPKKTFRDKINMVPGLLKYMIPLGLVYLFEYFINQGLYELIEFDGIWLTHDEQYRWLQVDYQIGVFISRSSVNIVTINKIWIMSVLQFANVIILLFETLYYYIPNIWIVFALVLWEGLLGGGSYVNTFFRMSTEIPKEDREASLGIATMADSIGIALAGWLSMPVHNSICKLPQPKRLGS, from the exons ATGGGTAAAAACAGTCTGACGAATTCGCATGCGGCCAACAATGTTTTCGACGAAGAAGCTATCTTGAAGAAGTCACGATGGCGCAATCTGTTAGCCTACTGGATTCTGGGTCTGTGCAACAATTACGGTTACGTCGTGATGCTCAGCGCAGCCCACGACATCCTCCAGACCAAGTTCGGTGAG GATGTCACGCCAAGCACAAACGTTACGAACACGACGGGAATTCGCACATGCAACACGGTTTCGACCGGTGCTATACTTTTGGCGGACATTCTGCCAGCACTGGCGATCAAAATCACGGCGCCGTTTTTACCATTTTTAGTGCA TGCTCGACTGGCTACCTGTGTGTTATTTTCCGCTGCAGGATTCCTTATGGTGTCGTTGAGCACTACCGAATGGCTTGCCATTCTGGGCGTCGTCGTAACGTCGCTCTCCTCCGGCTTGGGTGAAGTTACCATGCTCCAGTACAGTAACCAGTTTTCCAA GCAAGTGATCTCGACATGGTCATCGGGCACTGGCGGTGCTGGGGTGATCGGCGCTGTGTCCTACGCCGGGCTCACCATGGTGTTAGATACCGAGCATACGTTGCTAGTCATGCTGGCCGTGCCACTCTTGCAGGCAATTACTTTCTGGGGTATTCTCAAACACCCAGCGCACACCAAAATTCCGATCACCAAGAACGGTATCGACAGTCAAGAACAGATCATCAAGGTTCCCAAGAAGACCTTCAGGGACAAGATCAATATGGTGCCCGGCTTGCTGAAGTATATGATACCACTCGGGCTGGTTTACCTGTTCGAATACTTCATCAATCAGGGTCTG TACGAGCTTATCGAATTTGATGGCATTTGGTTGACACACGACGAACAATACAGATGGCTCCAAGTGGACTACCAGATAGGTGTATTTATCTCAAGATCGTCGGTAAACATAGTCACCATTAACAAGATTTGGATAATGTCCGTGTTGCAG TTCGCTAACGTTATAATCCTGCTCTTCGAGACTCTCTACTATTATATACCGAACATATGGATCGTTTTTGCCCTTGTACTGTGGGAAGGTCTGCTTGGCGGTGGATCATACGTGAACACGTTCTTCCGGATGTCGACCGAG ATTCCGAAGGAAGATCGCGAAGCTTCTCTGGGAATCGCGACGATGGCCGACTCGATTGGAATCGCGTTGGCCGGATGGCTGTCCATGCCTGTTCACAATTCCATTTGCAAGTTACCACAACCGAAGCGATTGGGCAGCTAA
- the LOC105195306 gene encoding actin-like protein 6B has translation MSGGVYGGDEVGAIIFDVGHQSLRVGYGGEDTPKAEIPTTLGVWEEPADPSGIDCNNITRKQYNIDVTAIQVRKKDMEVVSLMKDGMIDDWDMFERLTEYTYKQRLHALAEHHPILMTECPWNTRLKREKLLELMFEKFNVPAMYICKNAVLAAYANGRSTAMVVDSGATHTSAVPVHDGYVITQGIVKSPLGGDFITMQCRQFFEEKDIELVPACLVASKDVVRERDPPRWTKRPGPQPTSSWLSYMVREVLQDFQMNCLQVSDSPYDEDMANTLPMKHFEFPTGYNDDFGSVRLMIPEALFDPSNVKGVGASILGVGPLVTTSVGMCDMDIRPSLYGSVVVTGGNSCLQGFSERLNRDLASKTPPSMRLKIISANSSSERRYGAWIGGSILSSLGSFQQMWLSRQEYEESGKLILERCA, from the exons ATGAGCGGTGGTGTCTACGGCGGTG ACGAGGTAGGTGCTATTATCTTCGACGTCGGACACCAAAGCCTCCGCGTGGGATATGGCGGCGAGGACACACCGAAGGCCGAGATCCCGACGACCCTCGGGGTGTGGGAGGAACCCGCCGACCCCAGCGGGATTGACTGTAACAACATCACCAGGAAGCAGTATAACATCGACGTCACGGCGATTCAAGTGCGAAAGAAAG ATATGGAGGTAGTGAGCCTGATGAAGGACGGCATGATTGACGACTGGGACATGTTCGAGCGACTGACCGAGTACACGTACAAGCAACGATTGCACGCCTTAGCTGAGCACCATCCGATCCTAATGACCGAGTGCCCGTGGAACACGAGACTGAAGCGCGAGAAGTTGCTGGAGCTGATGTTCGAGAAATTCAATGTACCGGCCATGTACATCTGCAAGAACGCTGTGTTGGCCGCTTATGCGAACGGCAGATCTACGGCGATGGTCGTGGACAGCGGTGCCACGCACACCAGTGCGGTGCCGGTCCACGATGGTTACGTTATCACCCAAGGGATCGTCAAGAGCCCCTTGGGCGGCGACTTCATCACCATGCAATGTAGACAATTCTTTGAGGAGAAGGATATCGAGTTAGTACCAGCTTGTCTTGTCGCCAGCAAAG ATGTAGTACGAGAGAGAGATCCACCTCGCTGGACGAAACGGCCAGGACCGCAACCAACGTCGTCTTGGCTGAGCTACATGGTGCGAGAGGTGTTGCAGGACTTTCAGATGAACTGTCTACAAGTGTCAGACAGTCCCTATGACGAAGACATGGCGAACACTCTACCTATGAAGCATTTCGAATTTCCGACTGGTTATAATGATGATTTTGGATCAGTGAGACTTATGATACCCGAAGCTCTCTTCGACCCTAGCAACGTCAAGGGTGTGGGCGCGAGTATTTTAGGGGTTGGTCCTTTGGTCACCACAAGTGTCGGAATGTGCGATATGGATATCAGACCG AGTCTATATGGCAGCGTGGTGGTAACCGGTGGCAACTCTTGTCTTCAGGGATTTAGTGAAAGACTGAATCGGGACTTAGCTAGTAAGACCCCGCCG AGTATGAGACTGAAAATAATCAGCGCAAATAGTTCGAGCGAGAGACGTTATGGTGCCTGGATCGGCGGCTCGATCCTCAGTTCCTTGGGCTCGTTCCAGCAAATGTGGCTGTCGCGTCAGGAATACGAAGAATCCGGCAAACTTATTTTGGAAAGATGCGCGTAA